GTCCGGCCGGATACGGTGCATGGTCCTTGCGGACCCGCTCCGCACGGCTGACCTTTCCACCTCCACCCCATCCGTCCGCCTCGCCGCCCGAGAGAAGCGCATGCCGGAAGAAGTGCCCGAGATCACCCCCGCCGAGCTGAAGGCCCGCCTGGACCGCGGCGACTCGCTCACCATCGTCGACGTGCGCGAGCCGTTCGAGTGGGACATCTCCAACCTGGCGGCGCACGGGGCGCGCCTCATCCCCATGGGCGAGCTGCCCGGGCGGCTGGACGAGATCGACCCGGCGGACGAGGTGATCGTGCAGTGCCGCAGCGGCCATCGCAGCGCCAACGTGGTGCAGTTCCTCCAGGCCAACGGCTACACGCGCGTCCTCAACCTGGCCGGCGGCATCAACGCGTGGGCCGGCGAGGTGGACCCG
This Longimicrobiaceae bacterium DNA region includes the following protein-coding sequences:
- a CDS encoding rhodanese-like domain-containing protein gives rise to the protein MPEEVPEITPAELKARLDRGDSLTIVDVREPFEWDISNLAAHGARLIPMGELPGRLDEIDPADEVIVQCRSGHRSANVVQFLQANGYTRVLNLAGGINAWAGEVDPSLRTY